From a region of the Tursiops truncatus isolate mTurTru1 chromosome 2, mTurTru1.mat.Y, whole genome shotgun sequence genome:
- the CFL2 gene encoding cofilin-2, giving the protein MASGVTVNDEVIKVFNDMKVRKSSTQEEIKKRKKAVLFCLSDDKRQIIVEEAKQILVGDIGDTVEDPYTSFVKLLPLNDCRYALYDATYETKESKKEDLVFIFWAPESAPLKSKMIYASSKDAIKKKFTGIKHEWQVNGLDDIKDRSTLGEKLGGNVVVSLEGKPL; this is encoded by the exons ATG gcTTCTGGAGTTACAGTGAATGATGAAGTCATCAAAGTTTTTAATGATATGAAAGTAAGGAAATCTTCTACACAGGAGGagatcaaaaaaagaaagaaagcagttcTCTTCTGTTTAAGCGATgacaaaagacaaataattgTAGAGGAAGCAAAGCAGATCTTGGTGGGTGACATTGGTGATACTGTAGAGGACCCCTACACATCTTTTGTGAAGTTGCTACCTCTGAATGATTGCCGATATGCTTTGTACGATGCCACATACGAAACAAAAGAGTCTAAGAAAGAAGACCTAGTATTTATATTCTG gGCTCCTGAAAGTGCACCTTTAAAAAGCAAGATGATTTATGCTAGCTCTAAAGatgccattaaaaagaaatttacag gtattAAACATGAGTGGCAAGTAAATGGCTTGGATGATATAAAGGACCGTTCAACACTTGGAGAGAAATTGGGAGGCAACGTAGTAGTTTCACTTGAAGGAAAACCCTTATAA